The window agaaaaaatggCGTCCAGGTACTAAACGTGATGGTTCTCCATGTGAAGAATGTCAATGCCATGGACATTCTGATGAATGTTATTATGATCAAACGATTGCGGATAAAAAATTAAGCATCAACAAAGAAGGAAACTACGAAGGTGGTGGTGTTTGTGTTCGATGTAAGCATCATACGACTGGCATCAATTGTGAGCAATGTGTGGATGGGTATTTTAGACCAGAAGatgttgaaattgataatgaacgACCATGTCTACGCTGTCAATGTAATGGACCTGGAATGAATAAACTTTGTGTTAAAGATGATAGTCATTTGATCGAAGGTCGTCATCCGGGCGATTGTCTTTGTCGTGAAGGATTCGAAGGTTCACGTTGCGATCGCTGTTCGAAAGGTTATCGAAATTATCCTCGTTGTGAAGAATGTTCTTGTGTTTATGCTGGCATAAAAAACTCTAATGTTTGCGACGGTAACTGTATCTGCAAGACGAATGTCTTTGGTAAAAGATGCAACAAGTGCCAAGAAGGATTTTATAATTTGGCCGCTGATAATCCGGAAGGCTGTTCGCAATGTTATTGTTTTGGAGCAACAAACGTATGCAAACCAAGTGATTGGGGTATTGAAGTTATCAAAAGTTCAGAACGATGGCGTGTTACCGATATTCCTGGATCATTCAAATTGGAACCAGTGGTTGAAGATGGCCATTATGAGATTGCTGATGATTATATTCCTGATCGAGCACAAAATCTTTATTTCTGGGAAGCACCACCAGAATATCTTGGTCAAAATCTGTACACATATGGCAATGCTTTGAAATACATTGTCAGATATGTAATCGTTCGTGGTGATACTTCAGGCGTTTATACCGATGAACCTGATGTAATTCTTGAAGGTGGACCAGATAGTTCTCGTTATGGTTTTCGATGGCATAAACGACCAGAAGATTCGGATGAAGATGAACTAAATTCTACTATTATATTGCCATTACGTGAACAGAATTGGTTTcgtgttgatgataatggacgAGAAATTCCAGATTCACAGCCATCACGTCAAGATTTTGCACTACTTTTACATGATTTAAAACGTTTGCTTATACGAGCCAAATATCATACTGATCAAGTATCCGGAGGACTATATCAAACTGATTTGGAAAAagcatcaaattcatcgGCCAGCATTAAAAAAGCTGTCGGTACGGAACAATGCGATTGTCCACCAGGATATGGTGGTCTTTCATGCGAGTATTGTGAAACCGGATATAGACGTGTCAACAATGTTCTGGTGAATGGAGTATGTGAGAAATGTAACTGTAATAATCATGCGGAATCATGTGACCCATTTACGGGAGTATGTTCCGAATGTCTTCATAATACGGTTGGTCCAACTTGTGGTGAATGCAGACCAGGTTTTTATGGCGACGCTACTCGTGGCCAAGAAGATGACTGCAAACCATGTGCTTGTCCATTGTTGATTccaacaaataatttttcgcCAACATGTCGACTAGAATCATCAGCAAAATATGGTTATGTTTGTCTTGAATGCCCAGAAGGTTATACCGGGGAACGATGTGAAATTTGTTCCAATGGTTTTTATGGTAATCCGTTGATTCCTGGTGGATTCTGTGCCCCCTGTGAGTGTGGCCCAAACGCTAATACCACCGTTGAAGGATATTGTGATCGTTTGACTGGTCAATGTAAATATTGTTTGGAAAATTTCGGTGGCTGGAAATGCGATGAATGTCTACCAGATCATTGGGGAAATGCCGTTATCGGAGATTGTAAAGCATGCAATTGTGATGTACAAGGATCCGTTAATACACAATGCAATTCCACAACTGGTCAGTGTGAATGTAAGCCTAATTATACCGGCGTTCGCTGTGACCATTGTGCACCTGGTTATGGTAACATCGAATTGGGTTGTGTTCCATGTAACTGCAATATGACCGGATCGATGGATCAATTTTGTGATGAAACTACCGGACAATGCCATTGTAAGCCGGGGGTATTTGGTCAGCATTGTGACAAATGTTTAGAAGGTCATTTTGGTTTCTCCAACAATGGTTGTGAATGGTGTAACTGTAACAAACTTGGATCTGAAGGACCAGATTGTGATGAATTTTCAGGTAAATTATTGtaacaaataattttcggttgaaaattaatttcaaacatttttatttctgaaaTAGGTCAATGTATTTGTAAACCATTTGTTTTTGGGCGAGACTGTAGCCGTTGTGAACCTGGATTCTGGAATTTAGCATCAAATAAAGGATGTGAACCATGCAATTGTAATTATTTGttgtaatttgaatttctaaaaaattattccgtTTTTTTCGATAGGCAACATAACAGGTTCATATAGCAATGTTTGCAATGAAATGACTGGCCAATGTGAGTGTAAGAATGGAGTTGGTGGCCTTCATTGTGACCAGTGTTTACCTGGTTATTATGGATTTGGACCAAATGGATGTTTAGCTTGTGAACCATGTACAGCACCTGGTCATATTTGTGATCCCAAAAGCGGAAAATGTGTTTGTCCACCTAATACGGCAGGACCAACTTGTAATGATTGTGCACCTGGAACTTGGGGTTTTGATGTTCTTACCGGTTGTCAAACTTGCGATTGCAATCTTCAAGGATCAGTAAACAATGAATGTAACCACAAAACCGGTGAATGTGTCTGTTTGGATGGTTTCGAAGGAAAGCATTGTGAAAAATGCAAATTTGGTTATTATCGTTTCCCTAATTGTCGTCGTTGCGATTGCCATGAACCAGGAActgatccatcatcatgtcgTGAAGATGGACTATGCCAATGTGACGAAAGTGGTCAATGCCCTTGCAAACAAAATGTAGCCGGAAGAAGATGTGACGTGTGCAAAGAAGGTACTTTTGGTCTTGCTGCTGATAATCCGTTAGgatgttttcaatgtttttgtttcggaAAATCTGGACAATGTGACCAATCCAAAATGGTGTGGAGTGAACATAATTATCCACAACGTGAAGCTTATTTTGTCATTGGTTCGACCGAAATTCGTTCCGTACTTGGTTTCAAAACTATACCATCGGATACATCTTCGGTTGGTGTGAAGAATTTTGGCGAAttacaacaatcattttattggTCAATGCCACCAGAAATGTTGAATGATCAGGTGGCCACTTATAATGGTTTCATACGATTCCGAACCTATGGGAGAGGTGGTGGAAAACTGAATGAAATGTTACGAAAACGTTATCCATTGGTTGTGCTTCAGGGTAATCATCGAATCATTCTTTATCATTATGGACCCGAACAATTATCACCCACTGGTTTATATCGTGTTCGTCTCCATGAAACGGAATGGACTTTGGCCGATAATCCAGAATATCCTGTTACACGCGATGTTCTTATGGTAGCCTTGCAAAAAGTTCAACATATTTTGATTCGAGCTAGTGATCTAACTGAAGCAAATTTCGTACGTATAAGCGATGTTTCCGTTGATTTAGCTACACTTGGTGGATTCTCATCAAAATTAGCTGCTGGCGTCGAACAATGTCTTTGTCCACCACAATACACTGAAGCATCATGTCAAGATCCAAATATTGGTTATTGTCGAAAACGTAAACAAAACTATCTGGATTCAAAAGATATTCTTGATTTAGTTGGATGGGCTGAACCATGTAATTGTCATAATTATAGCCGAATTTGTGATAAAGAAACTTGTGAGTGTATGAATTGTGAATCATTCACAGCTGGACCATATTGCAATCTTTGTCTTCATGGCTTTTATGGTGATCCAACACGTGCCATCCCATGTCGTAAATGTGCTTGTCCAACATTAATTAATTCTTTCAGTGAAACTTGTGAATTGCTACCCGGATCGAATTCTGAATATGTTTGTACAGACTGTCAAGTTGGCTACATCGGAAGACATTGTGAACAATGTGCCGATGGTTTTTGGGGCGATCCCATGGCACCTGATGGCAAATGCGTGCCATGTAATTGCTCACCAATCGGATCATTGAGCAACATTTGCGATAAACGAAGTGGTCAATGTCCCTGCAAAGAAGGTATAACCGGGCATGATTGCGGAAATTGCCCACCAAGACATGTTGTCACCGATACTGGATGTCttaattgtgatgatgattgtacgGGAACATTATTGGATGATATCGAATTTTTACAATCAATTCTACAGGAAGCTAATCTTACAGATGTAGAAAATCTTCCCTGGACTCGTTTGATGTATTTGAccaaaaaatataatattaCCAATTCaagaatgaatcaattcaaaGAAAGAGTGatgaatggtaaaaaaatggTTCGTGATTTTactgttgattttgatctgGAAACATTGGCCAATCTGCTGAATTTACAAGCAAGAGATCTTGCACGAAAAGCTCCTTATGAAGCTGAAAAAGCTCGAGATACTGTGAATAGAGCTCAAGATATTAAAGATAGAATCAGTGATCTTTGGGAAAAAATACagaacatcatcaatcaattgaaacgTCATCTGGTAGATTCCACTGATCCATATGGATCAGCAGCTGATCGTATGTATGAAGAAGCTGTAAGAATTCTGCAAGAATTACGTATGACAGATTTTTCACCGGATAATCGAAAAGGAGACATTGAACTTAAAAAAGCTCAATATTTACTCGAACGTGTTCTACAGATGTTGACTGAACGTGGTGATACACAGCCAATGCAAGATCGTATTAGTAAACTATTACGATTACTTAATGAGATATATGAAATGATCAATCGAAAAGTATATCCGGAAACTAGAGAAGCTCAACGTATCGTCAATTCAATACGGCCATTATTGCAGGCCATTTTCGATGCACGAGATAGCGCCGTACAGAATGGTGATGCAGCACGTATTGCATTGAATGAAGCACGAGAATTATTGGATCTGATACATCGTGAATTGTTTgatacaaaaatcaaattcaatgatctGGCCGATTTAATTggacaaatgaatgaattaaccGATGAAATTGAGAAAAGAAGAAGTATTCTGGCCAGATTGAATCCagaatatgaagaaaaatatgtCAAACCATGTGAAGATCATGCTGCCGAACTAATGCGTCGTGTAAATGAACTGGGTCGATTATTCAATCAGACCAGAGATGTTGCTGGATCACCAATGCAAGCTGCAAATGTTTACGAAAATATTGTGAAAGCTTTGACCGAAGCCGAAGAGGCTGTAGCCAATGCACGAGCAGCTGCCGAAAAAGCTTTCTTCGAAGCCAATccagatggtgatgattctTTATTACAACAAGCTATTCAGGCACGAAAACGAAGTGAAGAATTGCTTAAGGAAGCCGATGATCTTAATAAACGTCTTCGTGATTTTCAATATGAGATTGCCCAAAAACAACGAATGCTGGCCGAAATCGAAGCTATGATTGATGCTGCTCGACAGGATCTAGATTGGATCAACAAAAGTCTTGATCAATTACCACGTGGACTGGGCAATGAAGTTCGAGTCATCAATGATCGTCtacaatcattattagaCAATCTGGCCAACAGTCATAAACGTTTAGATGAAATGATGACACGAATCTATACACTGGAACAGgatttggaaaaattaaGTTCAGGACCAAAAGCAGATTTGGATGATATTAAACGAGATATTacacaatcattgaatctaTTGAAACGATTGAAAGAAGAGATTGTTAAAATCGAATCCAAAGGACCTGGTCTTCAAcgacatcaacaacaattcgaTTTAAATTTGGATGAATTGAAAGCTAAGATTAAAATTAGCAAGACAAAAAGCTGCTAGTATTCGTGTGTCATTGGGTGCCGATCGTGAAGGTGTCTGTATTCGAACATATGAACCAGATATTGAGCCATCATTCACGAATAATATTGTCATGTATTATGCCATTAAACATGAACATATCCGTGACAGTTTACTAATGTATCTTGGTGCACGTGAAAGTCAAGgctataataatgattttatgGCATTAGAAATGGTTGATAGAAAAATACGATTTATTTGGAGCACTGGAAATAATGAAAGAATGATAACTCATCCACAGAATATATTAACTAATGATAATTCGTTAAGTAAAGATTCACATTGGTATAAGATAGAAGTGAAAAGATATGGTTCTACGGCAAATCTTTCCGTCATTTCGGTACCGGTAAGTCAAGTAAATTAACATTAATTATTTAACTTGAATCATGAATACTCTAATCTATTTTCTTCTATTACAGGGAGCAAGATTCCCAGATCCATTTGAAATGAGTGGTTCATCAAGTTCCGaatcgaaacaaatgaatttagatcgtaattcatatttttacaTTGGTGGTTTACCATCGGAAATGCCACATATTCCAAGACAATTACAATCACGATCTTTTGGTGGTTGTCTATTTGAATTGTATCTTGACGGTAAACGTGTTGGTTTATGGAATTTCACAAGTAATATCGGTTGTGATGGCTGTATGGAGGGAGCAACCGAACCGATTggtaattgaaaaatctaaaattaCAATTGATAAATCCTTCTAAACTGAAATTTCATAATTGACAGATCCGAACATGTACACATTTTTCGACGAATTCGCTTATGGCAAGACCAGGCAAATTTCCAACTATAATCGAGATCGATATCTGGTTTCAATGCATTTCCGtacatttgatgaaaatgctttgttgtttttcacatCGAATCCTCGAACTCGTGATTATGTTGCAATCTATTTAAAAGATGGTCATGTTCATTATGAATGTCATTTTGGTTCGGGTCCAGGACGACCAGGCCTATTACAATCGATTGTTACTGAGGAGAAACTCAACACCGGAAATTGGGTCAATCTACGAGCCGAACGGGAGAAAGATGAGGCTGTCCTAGAATTCATAATGGATTCacagaaaagaaattatgaaaaaacattGCAATCAAGCGGAAGATCCATTGATTTAGATCTTATTGGATCAGACGTTTATTTTGGTGGTGTAACACCAAACTTTACGCTAATCAGCAATTTAGAATATCCAAATGTTATATTTAAATCATTCGTTGGCTGTATGAATTCACCACAAATTGAAGCCATACCTATTAATTTCCAAcgaattcaatcattcgGTATCGAACCTGGTTGTATGGAGAAACCGATTCGAGTGGCAAGTTTCTTTGGTGATGGATATCTTGAATTGGATGGTCAACCATTAACTGATCATACGGAATTTAGTTTTACATTTAAGACGCCTAGACCTCATGGCGttctattattatccacCTTCGAAGGATTACCAAGAAGTTACGATAGAAAAGATGATGTAAGTCTATTCATTTACAACAAGATTTTTGGttcaaaaagaattttttcccatttttcACAGCATTACTACTTTTTCTACATTTATAATGGAACTCTTGAAGTACGATTGaatggtggcggtggtgttAGCAGCTATCGTTTCGATAATATCAATGTTTCCGATGGTAAATATCATACGGTTACTTGTATCAAAGATATGCGTAGATTCCGTATtcttatcgatgatgaacacGAAAGTACACAGCTACGTTTAGCTAAATCACGTGTGATTGAAGCACCAAAAAAAGGTGGTCTTTTCATCGGTGGTACCCGTAAGTATATTATTGCTTTGgttcaattttattgaattaaaatgatcatcattgttttgttttagcGCCTGGCTTTACCGTCATCAATAAAGGTTATGCATCGAATTTTTACGGTGTTATCCGAGATATTgtgttcaattcaaaattgatctCGTTCAATAATCCTGCCAGTTTCCGGGGTGTTGGCATTGGCCATGAAGGCAGTTTTGAGATCATACatacaccatcaccaccaccactagaaccatatgatgatcttcaacaatcaacatgGCGACAGGCAAGCCGTATTCGAGCTCCAATGCTTTAATtgagatgatgaaattgcATAATTAAAACAAAGAATAACCATTTTTCccgaaattattattatatgaa of the Dermatophagoides farinae isolate YC_2012a chromosome 1, ASM2471394v1, whole genome shotgun sequence genome contains:
- the wb gene encoding LOW QUALITY PROTEIN: wing blister (The sequence of the model RefSeq protein was modified relative to this genomic sequence to represent the inferred CDS: deleted 1 base in 1 codon), whose protein sequence is MIKSTLYWSILILATIIIGHHHLWLVSSISIGDTHEWRRIVTHHDTYSSPHQYSRYHRFENDIDNEIEYIGSSSSSESNRRSPGNTTTTTAKEHVKGLYPNIINLAVDAIISVNATCGETGPEYYCRLVSHNINTSDCNVCDASNPDYSKRHPIKNVIDGTENWWQSPSLKNGKRYEWVTININLRQLYEIAYVIIKSAISPLPSNWILEKSIDGINYYPWQYFAQTDTECWERYRVRPSIGKLRYRTDDEVICTSMYSKNNVVGHEEIDVSLINGRPGAETADGISPTLREFIKAQHIRIRMQKIRTLKGSLFYDANDIDKSDSTLTNRLFYSIKDISIGGMCTCNGHADECQAPDLSVTTTIPNRGGLISHPLPKCNCQHNTCGRSCESCCPMFNQKKWRPGTKRDGSPCEECQCHGHSDECYYDQTIADKKLSINKEGNYEGGGVCVRCKHHTTGINCEQCVDGYFRPEDVEIDNERPCLRCQCNGPGMNKLCVKDDSHLIEGRHPGDCLCREGFEGSRCDRCSKGYRNYPRCEECSCVYAGIKNSNVCDGNCICKTNVFGKRCNKCQEGFYNLAADNPEGCSQCYCFGATNVCKPSDWGIEVIKSSERWRVTDIPGSFKLEPVVEDGHYEIADDYIPDRAQNLYFWEAPPEYLGQNLYTYGNALKYIVRYVIVRGDTSGVYTDEPDVILEGGPDSSRYGFRWHKRPEDSDEDELNSTIILPLREQNWFRVDDNGREIPDSQPSRQDFALLLHDLKRLLIRAKYHTDQVSGGLYQTDLEKASNSSASIKKAVGTEQCDCPPGYGGLSCEYCETGYRRVNNVLVNGVCEKCNCNNHAESCDPFTGVCSECLHNTVGPTCGECRPGFYGDATRGQEDDCKPCACPLLIPTNNFSPTCRLESSAKYGYVCLECPEGYTGERCEICSNGFYGNPLIPGGFCAPCECGPNANTTVEGYCDRLTGQCKYCLENFGGWKCDECLPDHWGNAVIGDCKACNCDVQGSVNTQCNSTTGQCECKPNYTGVRCDHCAPGYGNIELGCVPCNCNMTGSMDQFCDETTGQCHCKPGVFGQHCDKCLEGHFGFSNNGCEWCNCNKLGSEGPDCDEFSGQCICKPFVFGRDCSRCEPGFWNLASNKGCEPCNCNITGSYSNVCNEMTGQCECKNGVGGLHCDQCLPGYYGFGPNGCLACEPCTAPGHICDPKSGKCVCPPNTAGPTCNDCAPGTWGFDVLTGCQTCDCNLQGSVNNECNHKTGECVCLDGFEGKHCEKCKFGYYRFPNCRRCDCHEPGTDPSSCREDGLCQCDESGQCPCKQNVAGRRCDVCKEGTFGLAADNPLGCFQCFCFGKSGQCDQSKMVWSEHNYPQREAYFVIGSTEIRSVLGFKTIPSDTSSVGVKNFGELQQSFYWSMPPEMLNDQVATYNGFIRFRTYGRGGGKLNEMLRKRYPLVVLQGNHRIILYHYGPEQLSPTGLYRVRLHETEWTLADNPEYPVTRDVLMVALQKVQHILIRASDLTEANFVRISDVSVDLATLGGFSSKLAAGVEQCLCPPQYTEASCQDPNIGYCRKRKQNYLDSKDILDLVGWAEPCNCHNYSRICDKETCECMNCESFTAGPYCNLCLHGFYGDPTRAIPCRKCACPTLINSFSETCELLPGSNSEYVCTDCQVGYIGRHCEQCADGFWGDPMAPDGKCVPCNCSPIGSLSNICDKRSGQCPCKEGITGHDCGNCPPRHVVTDTGCLNCDDDCTGTLLDDIEFLQSILQEANLTDVENLPWTRLMYLTKKYNITNSRMNQFKERVMNGKKMVRDFTVDFDLETLANLLNLQARDLARKAPYEAEKARDTVNRAQDIKDRISDLWEKIQNIINQLKRHLVDSTDPYGSAADRMYEEAVRILQELRMTDFSPDNRKGDIELKKAQYLLERVLQMLTERGDTQPMQDRISKLLRLLNEIYEMINRKVYPETREAQRIVNSIRPLLQAIFDARDSAVQNGDAARIALNEARELLDLIHRELFDTKIKFNDLADLIGQMNELTDEIEKRRSILARLNPEYEEKYVKPCEDHAAELMRRVNELGRLFNQTRDVAGSPMQAANVYENIVKALTEAEEAVANARAAAEKAFFEANPDGDDSLLQQAIQARKRSEELLKEADDLNKRLRDFQYEIAQKQRMLAEIEAMIDAARQDLDWINKSLDQLPRGLGNEVRVINDRLQSLLDNLANSHKRLDEMMTRIYTLEQDLEKLSSGPKADLDDIKRDITQSLNLLKRLKEEIVKIESKGPGLQRHQQQFDLNLDELKAKIKLARQKAASIRVSLGADREGVCIRTYEPDIEPSFTNNIVMYYAIKHEHIRDSLLMYLGARESQGYNNDFMALEMVDRKIRFIWSTGNNERMITHPQNILTNDNSLSKDSHWYKIEVKRYGSTANLSVISVPGARFPDPFEMSGSSSSESKQMNLDRNSYFYIGGLPSEMPHIPRQLQSRSFGGCLFELYLDGKRVGLWNFTSNIGCDGCMEGATEPIDPNMYTFFDEFAYGKTRQISNYNRDRYLVSMHFRTFDENALLFFTSNPRTRDYVAIYLKDGHVHYECHFGSGPGRPGLLQSIVTEEKLNTGNWVNLRAEREKDEAVLEFIMDSQKRNYEKTLQSSGRSIDLDLIGSDVYFGGVTPNFTLISNLEYPNVIFKSFVGCMNSPQIEAIPINFQRIQSFGIEPGCMEKPIRVASFFGDGYLELDGQPLTDHTEFSFTFKTPRPHGVLLLSTFEGLPRSYDRKDDHYYFFYIYNGTLEVRLNGGGGVSSYRFDNINVSDGKYHTVTCIKDMRRFRILIDDEHESTQLRLAKSRVIEAPKKGGLFIGGTPPGFTVINKGYASNFYGVIRDIVFNSKLISFNNPASFRGVGIGHEGSFEIIHTPSPPPLEPYDDLQQSTWRQASRIRAPML